The following are encoded in a window of Polynucleobacter sp. AP-Kolm-20A-A1 genomic DNA:
- a CDS encoding porin, which yields MKKSLFALAATTAIAGAAQAQSSVTVYGLLDAGYVGGNSKTVTAAGATTKQTVSAFGQNQENTSRLGFKGTEDLGGGSSAFFTVEMGLTPQNPNLSGASTGWDKLQNNQNGGGSALDNRQAFLGLKKNGIGQFAFGRQYTPIFNQGAATDPSQYANVAGNVIYLSPGITADANSGQAAGYGFTNRASNALTFKTDNFAGFSASGMYALNNSNSTVTTAAGTTAGGNANWNGWGLAADFTWKKLYATAAYQSFKTAYTNIQQQAAAETNLNGAGVTSGQVVPAAASLFAAQQTADKQTYAAVTYDFGILKAYAQWIGRKIQNDYTVTAGAAGQQLNRTAQQIGVRSYITPTIEAWASVGTGKVKGPIAANVEPSSVNIFGYQLGSNYYLSKRTNLYAIYGQSQSTSSASSTAGSGASVNQYTVGLRHTF from the coding sequence ATGAAAAAATCGCTATTCGCTCTCGCAGCTACAACAGCTATCGCTGGCGCTGCTCAAGCTCAGTCCAGCGTAACCGTTTATGGTTTATTGGACGCGGGCTATGTTGGTGGTAACAGCAAGACTGTTACTGCTGCTGGTGCAACAACCAAACAAACTGTTAGTGCGTTTGGTCAAAACCAAGAGAACACTTCACGTTTGGGCTTCAAAGGTACTGAAGACTTAGGCGGCGGTTCTTCTGCGTTCTTCACCGTTGAAATGGGATTGACACCACAAAACCCTAACCTCAGCGGCGCATCAACAGGCTGGGACAAGTTGCAAAACAACCAAAACGGTGGCGGATCTGCATTGGATAACCGTCAAGCATTCCTCGGTTTGAAGAAAAACGGTATCGGTCAATTCGCTTTCGGTCGTCAATACACCCCAATCTTTAACCAAGGCGCTGCTACTGACCCTTCACAATATGCAAACGTTGCTGGTAACGTTATCTATTTGAGCCCTGGCATCACTGCTGATGCAAACAGTGGTCAAGCAGCTGGTTATGGCTTTACAAACCGTGCATCAAATGCGCTCACATTCAAGACTGATAACTTTGCTGGTTTCAGCGCTTCAGGTATGTACGCATTGAACAACTCTAACTCTACTGTTACTACTGCGGCTGGTACAACAGCTGGTGGCAATGCTAACTGGAACGGTTGGGGTCTTGCTGCTGACTTTACATGGAAGAAATTGTATGCAACTGCTGCATATCAGTCTTTCAAAACTGCATACACAAACATTCAACAGCAAGCTGCTGCTGAAACTAACTTGAACGGTGCTGGCGTAACTAGCGGCCAGGTTGTTCCTGCTGCCGCTTCTTTGTTTGCTGCACAACAAACTGCTGATAAGCAAACTTATGCTGCTGTTACTTATGACTTCGGTATCTTGAAGGCATACGCTCAATGGATTGGCCGTAAGATTCAAAATGACTACACTGTAACTGCTGGTGCAGCTGGTCAACAGTTGAATCGTACTGCACAGCAGATCGGTGTCCGTAGCTATATCACTCCAACAATCGAGGCTTGGGCTTCTGTTGGTACTGGTAAGGTTAAGGGTCCTATCGCTGCTAACGTAGAGCCATCATCTGTTAACATCTTCGGCTATCAGTTGGGCTCTAACTACTACTTGAGCAAGCGTACAAACTTGTATGCTATCTATGGTCAATCACAATCTACATCATCAGCTTCTTCAACAGCTGGTTCTGGTGCTAGCGTGAACCAATACACAGTAGGCTTGCGTCACACTTTCTAA